One window of the Salminus brasiliensis chromosome 1, fSalBra1.hap2, whole genome shotgun sequence genome contains the following:
- the otofa gene encoding otoferlin isoform X1, whose translation MALVVYLKTVTELRGKGDRIAKVSFRGLSFYSRVLENCEDEARFEEAFRWPVASKVDGNEMLEIHIYNYSKVFTNRLIGTFRMVLQKVVEEGHLEVSDTLIDDNNTAIQTSISIEIKYQPMDGSVRVWSDGEFLDVPDERDGMLQFETASLLSSHSHSSGTPPGRSSHGIPAFKKAGKGVFSAMKLGKVRSSKDDHKKGDDAAILETEDLDRKAMRLGGGLDPDTISLASVTAVTTNVSNKRSKPDIKMEPSAGRPVDYQISVTVIEARQLVGLNMDPVVCVEIGEEKKYTSMKESTNCPYYNEYFVFDFHVPPDVMFDKILKLSVIHSKNLLRSGTLVGTFKLDVGTVYSQPEHQFYHKWAMLSDPDDITAGCKGYIKCDIAVVGKGDNIKTPHKANETDEDDIEGNLLLPEGVPSERQWARFYVKIYRAEGLPKMNTSIMANVKKAFIGENRDLVDPYVQVLFAGQKGKTSVQKSSYEPIWNEQIIFTDMFPPLCKRMKVQIRDSDKVNDVAIGTHFIDLRKIANDGDKGFLPTMGPAWVNMYGSTRNYTLMDEHQDLNEGLGEGVSFRARLLISVAVEILDTTSSEIMSSTEVQVEPVSNISESATGKVEEFFLFGSFLEATMIDRKIGDKPINFEVTIGNYGNQLDGVSKPVAGKTKKREGGGESDEEESELIQNSSDEEADDDGDLVSVSSSPPMKPVITDRNYFHLPYFEKKPCIYIKSWWQDQRRRLYNSNIMDKIADKLEEGLNDVQEIIKTEKAYPERRLRGVLEELSTGCSRFVTLANKDQNQAGRTKLDRERLKSCMREMESMGQQAKTIRSQVKRNTVRDKLKLALNFLQRLRFLADEPQHSIPDMFIWMMSNNKRIAYARIPSKDILYSIVDEEMGKDCGKVKAVFLRLPGKKGFGPAGWTVQAKLEMYLWLGLNKQRKDFLSGLPSGFEENKAVKGTGLQAVPPISLMYNMKQVFQLRAHMYQARSLFAADTSGLSDPFARVFFSTHSQVTEVLSETLCPTWDQLLVFDNVELYGEATELRDDPPIIVIEIYDQDTVGKAEFIGRTFAKPLTKMVDEHYGPPRFPPQLEYYQIYRGNCTAGELLAAFELLQIGPAGRTELPPIDGPTDVDRGPILPVPLGIRPVLSRYRIEVLFWGLRDLKRINLAQVDRPRVDIECAGKGIQSALIQNYKKNPNFSTLVKWFEVDLPENELLHPPLNIRVVDCRAFGRYTLVGSHAVSSLRKFIYIPPDKRANNWANTARLANGYMALTNGTSRSRPYSRPISHSSGDIVVNMDPESNVKKMETVVKLDATSDAVVKIDMNEDEKDKDKKKKKKKKGEEIEEEEPDESMLDWWSKYFASIETMMENLRAQEAAWAEAEEREDLEIAAEGAEIKSDESCTKGTKPKEKSKTKTSKDKKKSHSSDGTEKKVPKPKVDELMVYNKELESEFDHFEDWLHTFNLYRGKAVDDDDHNIVDDDRIVGRFKGSLCMYKLPLSDEITREAGFDPNMGMFQSIPHNDPINVLVRVYVVRATDLHPADINGKADPYVVIKLGKSEIKDKENYISKQLNPVFGKSFDIEATFPMESMLTVSVYDWDLVGTDDLIGETKIDLENRYYSKHRATCGIASNYSLHGYNVWRDPQKPTQILAKFCKEGKLDGPHYGPGGKVKVSNRIFLGATEIEDENGLKKQTEEHLALTVLKHWEEIPRVGCKLVPEHVETRPLLNPDKPGIEQGRIEMWVDMFPMDVPAPGPAIDISPRKPKRYELRVIIWNTDEVILEDDDYFTGEKSSDIFVRGWLKGQQEDKQDTDVHYHSLTGEGNFNWRFVFPFDYLMAEEKIVISKKESLFSWDETEYKIPARLTMQVWDADHFSADDFLGAIELDLNRFPRGAKTAKQCSIDMVLNEQELPTISIFKQKRVKGWWPFVARDENDELELTGKVEAELHLMTAEEAEKNPVGLGRNEPDPLEKPNRPTTSLSWLLSPMRVTCILAWRQYKAACLVLFLCAAGLTFLGLLIFSIPSALSEKMVSFLG comes from the exons AGCAGGAAAAGGAGTGTTTTCAGCCATGAAGCTCGGAAAGGTACGCAGCTCCAAAGATGATCACAAGAAAGGAG ATGACGCTGCTATATTGGAGACAGAGGATCTTGATCGTAAAGCCATGCGTCTAGGGGGTGGGCTTGACCCTGACACAATCTCATTGGCTTCAGTCACTGCAGTGACCACTAATGTCTCCAATAAGAG ATCAAAGCCTGATATTAAGATGGAGCCTAGCGCTGGAAGACCAGTGGATTACCAG ATTAGTGTCACAGTAATTGAGGCGCGCCAACTGGTGGGCTTGAACATGGAtcctgtggtgtgtgtggagattggagaagagaagaagtaCACGTCCATGAAAGAGTCGACAAACTGTCCTTATTACAATGAG TACTTTGTCTTTGACTTCCATGTGCCACCAGATGTCATGTTTGACAAGATCCTAAAACTGTCA GTCATTCACTCTAAAAACCTACTGCGGAGTGGCACACTTGTTGGCACCTTTAAACTAGATGTAGGAACTGTCTACTCACAACCTG AGCATCAGTTTTACCACAAATGGGCCATGCTGTCTGACCCTGACGACATCACAGCAGGGTGCAAAGGCTACATAAAATGTGACATAGCTGTGGTGGGGAAAGGTGACAACATCAAGACTCCACACAAAGCCAATGAGACAGATGAAGATGACATAGAagg CAATCTTCTGTTGCCTGAGGGTGTTCCATCAGAAAGGCAGTGGGCCCGCTTCTATGTGAAGATCTACCGAGCGGAGGGCCTCCCTAAAATGAACACCAGCATCATGGCCAATGTGAAGAAAGCTTTCATTGGAGAGAACAGGGATCTAGTAGACCCTTATGTTCAAGTGCTGTTTGCAGGCCAGAAA GggaagacatcagttcagaagagCAGCTATGAGCCCATTTGGAATGAACAGATCATATTCACGGATATGTTCCCGCCCCTCTGCAAACGCATGAAAGTTCAGATCCGAGACTCAGACAAGGTCAACGATGTCGCCATAGGAACTCATTTCATTGACTTACGCAAGATTGCAAATGACGGAGACAAAG GCTTCCTACCCACTATGGGGCCAGCCTGGGTAAACATGTACGGCTCTACGCGTAACTATACCCTGATGGACGAACACCAGGACTTGAACGAAGGACTAGGAGAGGGGGTGTCCTTTAGGGCCCGCCTTCTAATTAGTGTTGCTGTGGAGATATTGGACACCACCTCTTCTGAAATAATGAGCTCCACAGAGGTACAGGTGGAGCCAGTGTCCAATATTTCAGAG AGTGCAACAGGGAAAGTGGAAGAGTTCTTCCTTTTCGGCTCATTCCTGGAGGCCACCATGATTGACAGAAAGATAGGAGATAAACCAATCAACTTTGAAGTCACTATTG GCAACTATGGTAACCAGTTAGATGgagtgagcaagccagtggcaggGAAGACGAAGAAGAGGGAGGGCGGAGGGGAAAGTGATGAAGAAGAGTCAGAGCTGATCCAGAACTCTAGTGATGAAGaggctgatgatgatggagatCTGGTGTCAGTGTCCTCCAGCCCTCCCATGAAACCAGTAATCACTGACAG GAACTACTTTCACTTGCCGTATTTTGAGAAGAAGCCGTGCATCTACATTAAGAGTTGGTGGCAGGATCAGAGGAGGCGCCTCTACAACTCAAACATCATGGACAAGATTGCAGATAAACTG GAAGAAGGTCTGAATGATGTTCAGGAAATCATAAAAACGGAGAAGGCTTATCCTGAACGCAGGCTGAGGGGTGTTCTAGAGGAGCTGAGCACtggctgcag TCGATTTGTCACTCTGGCCAACAAAGATCAGAACCAGGCGGGCAGAACTAAATTAGATCGGGAAAGGCTGAAGTCTTGCATGAGGGAGATG GAGAGCATGGGTCAGCAGGCCAAGACAATCCGCTCCCAAGTGAAGAGGAACACAGTGAGAGACAAACTCAAACTGGCTCTGAATTTCCTCCAAAGGCTCCGTTTCCTGGCTGATGAG CCCCAGCATAGTATTCCTGACATGTTCATATGGATGATGAGTAACAATAAGCGTATAGCGTACGCACGCATTCCCTCCAAAGACATCCTGTACTCTATAGTAGACGAGGAGATGGGCAAAGACTGTGGAAAAGTTAAAGCTGTCTTTCTCCGG TTGCCTGGAAAGAAGGGCTTCGGCCCGGCTGGCTGGACGGTCCAGGCTAAGCTGGAGATGTACCTGTGGTTGGGTCTGAATAAACAGAGGAAGGACTTCCTTAGTGGTCTGCCCAGTGGCTTTGAGGAgaataaagcagtgaagggcACAGGCCTACAGGCTGTGCCACCCATCAGCCTTATGTATAACA TGAAGCAGGTGTTCCAGCTGAGGGCTCACATGTATCAGGCTCGCAGTCTGTTTGCTGCTGATACTAGTGGCCTTTCTGACCCGTTTGCAAGAGTATTCTTTTCCACACACAGCCAGGTTACAGAG gtGCTCAGTGAAACACTCTGTCCTACATGGGACCAGCTGTTGGTGTTTGATAACGTGGAGCTCTATGGTGAGGCGACCGAACTCCGCGATGACCCTCCTATCATTGTGATAGAAATTTATGACCAGGACACTGTG GGGAAAGCTGAGTTTATTGGCCGAACGTTTGCCAAGCCACTTACCAAGATGGTTGATGAGCATTATGGCCCCCCACGTTTCCCGCCCCAGCTCGAGTACTATCAGATCTACAGAGGAAACTGCACTGCTGGAGAGCTGCTGGCTGCCTTCGAGCTGTTGCAG ATTGGTCCAGCTGGACGGACAGAGCTGCCTCCCATTGACGGGCCAACTGATGTTGACCGAGGACCCATCTTACCTGTGCCTTTGGGCATACGGCCTGTTCTCAGCAGATACCGCATAGAG GTCCTGTTCTGGGGCCTGAGGGACCTGAAGAGAATTAACCTGGCGCAGGTTGACAGGCCTCGAGTGGACATTGAGTGCGCAGGCAAAGGGATCCAATCAGCCCTCATTCAGAACTACAAGAAAAACCCAAACTTCAGTACTCTGGTCAAGTGGTTCGAAGTG GACCTGCCAGAGAACGAGCTGCTCCATCCTCCCCTGAATATTCGGGTGGTGGACTGCAGGGCTTTTGGCCGCTACACTTTGGTGGGCTCACATGCTGTGAGCAGTCTGCGCAAGTTTATCTACATCCCTCCTGACAAAAGGGCCAACAACTGGGCCAATACAG CTAGACTGGCCAATGGCTACATGGCTCTCACAAATGGGACGTCCCGTTCCCGCCCCTACTCCCGCCCCATCTCTCACTCCTCAGGTGACATCGTGGTCAACATGGACCCTGAGTCCAATGTCAAGAAGATGGAGACCGTCGTGAAACTGGATGCt ACCTCTGATGCTGTTGTTAAAATTGATATG AATGAGGACGAAAaggacaaagacaaaaagaagaagaagaaaaagaagggagAAGAGATAGAAGAAGAGGAGCCAGATGAGAGCATGCTGGACTGGTGGTCAAAGTACTTTGCGTCTATAGAGACCATGATGGAG AACCTGAGAGCACAGGAAGCAGCATGGGCTGAGGCGGAGGAGAGAGAAGATCTGGAGATTGCAGCAGAGGGAGCAG AAATCAAAAGTGATGAATCTTGTACGAAAGGCACAAAGCCCAAAGAGAAGAGCAAGACAAAGACCTCCAAGGACAAGAAGAAGAGCCACAGCAGTGATGGCACAGAGAAAAAAGTGCCCAAACCCAAAGTAGATGAGCTTATG GTCTACAATAAGGAGCTGGAGAGTGAGTTTGATCACTTTGAAGACTGGCTTCACACCTTCAACCTGTACAGAGGGAAGGCCGTAGATGATGATGACCACAACATTGTGGATGACGACAGGATTGTGGGCCGATTTAAA GGGTCACTGTGCATGTACAAGCTGCCTCTGTCAGATGAGATCACCAGAGAAGCTGGATTCGATCCCAATATGGGCATGTTTCAGAGCATCCCACACAATGATCCCATCAATGTGCTTGTGAGGGTTTATGTTGTCAGG GCAACAGACCTTCACCCTGCAGACATAAACGGAAAAGCTGATCCATATGTTGTTATCAAGTTGGGAAAGTCGGAGATCAAGGACAAGGAGAACTACATCTCTAAGCAGCTGAATCCTGTTTTTGGGAA GTCATTTGACATTGAGGCCACATTTCCAATGGAGTCTATGCTGACAGTCTCCGTGTACGACTGGGATTTAGTTGGCACTGATGACCTGATTGGAGAGACTAAGATTGATCTGGAGAACCGTTACTACAGCAAACACAGAGCCACCTGTGGCATTGCATCCAACTACTCTCT ACATGGGTACAATGTGTGGCGAGACCCTCAGAAGCCCACTCAGATACTTGCAAAGTTTTGTAAGGAGGGCAAGCTGGATGGACCACATTATGGCCCAGGTGGAAAAGTTAAAGTTTCAAACCGCATCTTTCTGGGGGCAACAGAAATCGAGGACGAAAATG gtctaaagaagcaaacagaaGAGCATTTGGCTCTTACTGTGCTGAAGCACTGGGAGGAAATTCCTCGAGTGGGCTGCAAACTCGTCCCAGAACACGTAGAGACCAGACCACTGCTTAACCCAGATAAACCTGGGATAGAGCAG GGTCGGATTGAGATGTGGGTGGACATGTTCCCAATGGATGTACCTGCACCAGGACCAGCCATAGACATATCACCACGGAAACCAAAAAG ATATGAGCTCAGGGTGATAATATGGAATACTGACGAGGTAATTCTGGAAGACGATGATTACTTCACAGGGGAAAAGTCCAGTGACATTTTTGTCAGGGG CTGGCTGAAAGGACAACAGGAAGATAAGCAGGACACAGACGTTCACTACCACTCTCTGACAGGAGAGGGAAACTTCAACTGGCGCTTTGTGTTTCCCTTTGACTATCTCATGGCTGAGGAGAAAATTGTGATCTCCAAGAAAGAGTCTTTGTTCTCCTGGGATGAGACAGAGTATAAGATCCCTGCCCGGCTCACCATGCAAGTGTGGGACGCTGATCACTTCTCTGCGGATGACTTCCTGG GTGCAATTGAGCTGGACTTGAACCGCTTTCCTAGAGGAGCAAAAACAGCAAAGCAGTGCTCCATTGACATGGTGCTTAATGAACAGGAGTTGCCAACCATCTCCATCTTCAAACAGAAAAGGGTGAAGGGCTGGTGGCCTTTTGTGGCGCGAGACGAGAATGATGAGCTAGAGCTCACG GGCAAAGTGGAGGCAGAGCTCCATCTAATGACAGCAGAAGAAGCAGAGAAGAATCCTGTTGGCCTTGGAAGGAATGAGCCAGACCCTCTTGAAAAACCAAA CCGCCCCACCACCAGCTTGTCATGGTTGTTGAGTCCGATGAGAGTGACGTGTATTCTGGCGTGGAGGCAGTACAAGGCAGCATGTTTAGTGCTGTTTCTCTGTGCAGCAGGCCTGACATTCCTGGGTCTGCTCATCTTCTCCATCCCTTCTGCACTCAGTGAGAAGATGGTCAGTTTTCTAGGTTAG